The genomic stretch cactggtcgggaaggccttccgagcaggcttTTAGTGGCCAACCGcagtcgccgacgccgagaaactggtccggcattgtgaaggatgccagttcttcgccaagtgGACCCATGTACCTGCTCATGAAATCTAGACGATTCCGTCGTCCTGGCCATTTGCATGTTGGGGTCTcaacatgatcgggccattcaaaccggctcccggcaatttcaaattcgtattcgtactaatcgacaagttctcgaagtggatcgactaCATGCCATTGGTCAAAGCGACTTTCGAGAAGGCcgtggaattcctcaatcaaattatacatagattcggggttcccaacagcataatcaccgacctaggcactcagttcaccggcactacattctgggacttgTATTATGACAGAGGCGTAGTCAtgaaatacgtgtcagtagcccaTCCACGAGCCAACGGCCAAGTCGAacgagcaaatggaatgattattgatgctctaaaaaagagagaTTGTATACCGAAAACGACAAGGCACTAGGgcggtggatgaaagagttaccagctgtggtctggggtcttcaAACACAGCCTAGTCAGAACTCGGGTGTATCGCCCTATTTTATGGTTTATGGggccgaggcagtgctcccctcggacgtagcctttggatctccaagagccgaacatttcgaccagtcttcagccgacctcgccagagagctcaaAATCAAATACATAGAAGAGAGGCGCCTGACTTCCTATCTTCGAACAGCGaagtatctcgaggccattaggcgataccacaacaggaacgtcaaagaccgctccttcgtggtcggtgatctggtactcaaatggaaaacaagccaggagggaatgcacaagttatctacaccttgggaaggaccttttgtggtcgccgaagatacacgccctacatcttacagactggtGTACCCAGATGGAACATGCTTGCCCAACTCCTAGCAcctagacaaactgcgccgcttctatccctaagtttcagtacatttcatttgtaaatcttttttgatgaataataataaaatttgcCTTTTTTGCTATATACTTTTACATACGCAGAATACTCGACAAGTGCCACAATTACTTTACAGGACAAGCTCCTCAAAGGCAATCAACAtgactcagtgatacatcactcaaacaaatttacagcgctcaaaaccatggttcacataaaatcaaactttattacaaactttatatacaaagtttacaataaacacccctctaggcggcttctagtctactcctacagactactctacaaACCTActactcgggctgatcacccgcacgaCTCTCTTGTCccgccgaaggggtcggggccaccggcgcctggctggtcgataccgcaggcgtcgaccgcccatctcctgcaATCGATGCCCTCGACAACTCCcgggccgacctatctgatccCAGCTGATCGGGGGGAGTTGATGTCCCGCAGAGATTTatatcgccgatcactgtcgacgatagGTCCAGCAGATTGACGCAAAGGTCATCCGCCTCCCTTGGACCAACCTCCTTCGGATATCCCCTCTCAAGTCGGGACaaatcgaccagggggtagtgggcgcgtaccatgctgaggacgtgcgctccggcaaactccccgacaTCCTTAacaaactgctgaagccagcCCCACGCTTGCTGTGCCTTTTCGACCGGGGTTAGCTTCGGCGCGTGGGGCTGGTCCtcggggagctcgggactgatcaggtcaagtaccggggctactcctttacagatcttgatgcatgaaagagcatctaggcccttaagagatttcggtgattaatgacattgttggttactatgactaacgtgtgttttgcagaggcaaagtcataggtaaggtcatggtaaataagtactcgatggacagggacgtacatgccaacttaatagtggaaatcgtttcggttttcaaaggatggatggacatcgtcgagactagactaggtctaagtgccgtatggtgaagaagggcacttagagtagtttaggactttgttttcctttgaccgtactattaagaggggctttgatctagtagcttgacttaggcaaggctttaggtttaggtgtggtgcacacttggtaaacctagcactaggcagctcagagatagtccttagatcgagaggaacaaacttcgtgttggagcgttcacgtttcgacgaagtttgggtgcccaaaggggcatcggacgctgcaccggacgctctgtgagtgcgtccggtgaggtccttagctgtTGGAACAggttggtgcttagggttaggcaccggacgctggcaccggacgcaccgggcagcgtccggtcccttacccagggagcttgcaaagttccccagagcaccggacgctagcaccggacgcacagggtagcgtccggtcccatgcgcagggagcatgtaagttttcccttagcaccggacgctgcaccggacgctgagagttagcgtccggtgacctgtcagagcgaagtacagttagccgttatgcagcaccggacgctcggtgcagtgcgtccggtgcaacataatgtgcgtccggtgaccccgttttcagtggaaaacggttggccgacctttggacttcgtggatagtatttatacttctccacctcgtccatgagagcactcttgcccatttgaacatcagagaaacttgttgtggagcaagagagttgcaagagcctagagaggattgagattggagtgatttcttgtgagaatccttctctagtgagttccaagagtcaagtgtgcatccaccactctctagtgccttgtttgggtcaagtgagagttctttgcttgttactcttggtgatcgccatcacctagacggttcggtggtgattggagacacgaagatcacccgaagttcgtgtgggtggctcgtgtcaagcttgtgagcggttttgggcgattcaccgcgacggagtgtcgaagaatcagcccgtagagagcacttggtccttgcgcggaccaagggggagcaagacccttgcgcgtgTGCTCCAACGTgtctagtggagagtggcgactctccgatacctcggcaaaacatcgccgagcattttcttccactactcctttactttctagcatttactttgtgcttttacattcttagaactgccatgctagaataggattggaactaggttgcaaaactttttattcggtagctctctaagtctcactaggcacaaggggttgaattggagcttgtaggttgcttaaatttttagagaagcccaattcacccccctcttgggcatcttgatcctttcaattggtatcagagcctagtgctcattatttaggcttcaccgcctagagaaagatgtctaacggggatggaccgccacccatgttcgatggggatgacttcccgtattggaaaatacggatggagtcatacctagaGGCATGCGAtacaaagtgcctaaaagccgcgaccgaagggtttgcccctccggaaagagccaccgctcttactccacaagagcaagaaaacgagaagtggaatgcaaaggccaaaaaccacatctttagaggtctttgcaaagaggtgttcaaccgtgttcggagtcacaaaaccgccaatgaactttggaaggaactttgtgcgctccatgagggaactaagagtgaacgcgaggaacggtatcacctagtgatgaacaagcttaatacttttgaaatgcttcctaaagaaaatgctaatgacatgtattctcgcttgaatgtcattgtagaggagctaaatggactcgggcttacacaaatgagtacggcggatgtagcaaggaagatactatgtgtgcttcccattgagaaatatgggcacatagtaaccgtgcttcatcaaggcgatctttccaccgctacaccaaccaccatattgggaAAGATcagtgctcatgagatgtacatgcacatgaatcctcaagatggctcctcatcggccaagaaagaaaagaaggacttggctctcaaagcttctcacaagagcaaagccaagaagattgaagttgagtcatcaacttcaagtgatgatgatgcatctattgccctcatggtgagaaggaccacaaaaatgttgaagaagctcaacaagaatggagtcaattttgactccaagaagaagaagttcttcacaagtagcaagaggaagcccatctccgagatggattgctacaattgtggtgagcttggtcatcttgctcatcaatgtccaaagcccaagaaggacaagtacaagaagaagaacaaagagcaagatgactcaagtgatgacgagaaaaatgacaagaagcaatacaagaagaaaggtggcaagaagaaggagcactacaagaaaaagaatggcaaggcttatattgttggtgattggctcaccgacattgaaagctcaagtggtgattcatccggcaatgaaagtgatgatgagaaggttgccgccattgccattgatgctccatcaccatcatcttcaccaccatctacatcctctacacatNNNNNNNNNNNNNNNNNNNNNNNNNNNNNNNNNNNNNNNNNNNNNNNNNNNNNNNNNNNNNNNNNNNNNNNNNNNNNNNNNNNNNNNNNNNNNNNNNNNNNNNNNNNNNNNNNNNNNNNNNNNNNNNNNNNNNNNNNNNNNNNNNNNNNNNNNNNNNNNNNNNNNNNNNNNNNNNNNNNNNNNNNNNNNNNNNNNNNNNNNNNNNNNNNNNNgtgaaatgaaaagcttgaacttgaaaatgagacacttctagcaaagcttaaccctagtgatgagcttagagaacaaaatgagatcatgaccactaagctcaaggagctcaaactctctctaaaagagctcaaagaaaaacatgataaacttgagagtgttcatgatgagcttatcactagatatagagcaatgaaagaagaactaacaactctaaaagcaaactatgacaacctagagattgcttatgaacttgcaattgatgaaacacatgttgctactaacaatgttgctaagcttgatgtagccacatcttgtgatgacttacttgtggggagcacaagcaaatgtgttgattgcaagggcaagaaagtggtagtggccgagaactatgaggacactatcaagctcaaggatcaaattgtcatgctcaagaaagagttgcaagatcaagccaagcacaagacaattgtgattgagtcacttgatcaagacaagaagcttgcatatgagaacaagttacttaaggaagaaaatcaatatcttaagcttggtttgatgtatgacaagcaagaagaagatgagacattcatcttggatgagttagctagcaacaatgacccaatcatcaagaagctaacccaagagaacaacaagctcaagaaagagaaggaacatctaaccatggggttagcaaagttcactaaagggaaggaccttcaaagtgagcttttcatgaacaccgtcatgaagatggacaaaagtgggattggctataaggctcatcaaacaaagctcatcaaatctctagccactcatgatcaagcaagcaagccaaagccaaagagatgttttgagtgtggtcaagaaggacattttgctcatgagtgcaaggcaccactaccaccacccttgcccaagcatgcaagaccatttgccttcaatgctcactacattgtaaggaaagacaagagtggcaaggtcaaggttagcttcatggggccaccaaacaagcaaaggccaaagaagatttgggtgccaaagcaactagttgagaaggtcaagggccctaagcaaatgtgggtccctaaatctcaagcttgatctcttgtgtgtaggtgaactacaagaccggtggatcacattgggtaattgatagtggttgcactcaacatatgaccggagatccccggatgttcacctctcttgatgaagatgttgacaaccaagagaagatcacatttggtgacaattcaaaagggaaagtcaagggtctaggaaaagttgctatatcaaatgacaactccatcaccaatgtgctctatgtgcaatctttgagtttcaacttgctctcggttggacaactttgtgatcttggatttgaatgcctattcaagaagaaggaagtaattgtgaccaaggaagatgacaatgaagtgatattcaaaggcttccggcacaacaacttatatgtagttgatttctcatcaaatgaaattaatgtcaagacttgcttattcaccaagacttctcttgggtggttgtggcatagaaggttagcacatgttggaatgggcacactcaagaagttgatgaagaaagaattgattagaggcttgaaggatgtgacatttgaaaaggacaagctttgtagtgcatgtcaagcgggcaaacaagttgcaaacactcatccaaccaaagcctatctctctacttcaagagtgcttgagctacttcacatggatttgttcggaccaaccacatatgctagtcttggaggcaacaaatattgcttggtcatagttgatgattactcacggtacacttggacattcttcttgcaagacaaggccgaagttgcatcaatattcaaaaaatttgcaaagaatgcccaaaatcaatttgatgtgaagatcaagaaaattagaagtgacaatggcaaagagtttgacaacaccaacattgaagagtattgtgatgaagtgggaatcaagcatgagttctcctcaacatacacaccacaacaaaatggggttgtagaaagaaagaaccggacattgatcaccttggcaagaacaatgctagatgagtacaacacttcggagaagatgtgggccgaggcaatcaacaccgcatgctatgcatcaaaccggctctttcctcacaagttcctagagaagacaccttaTGAGTTGctaaatgggaagaagcccgatgtctcattttttagagtgtttggatgcaagtgctacatatacaagaagcgccaacacttgggaaaattccaaagaagatgtgatatcggctacttggttggctattcatcaaagtccaaagcatatagagttttcaaccatgccacaaagatggttgaagaaacatttgatgttgaatttgatgaaactaatggctcccaaggagcaagtgataatcttgatgatgtaggtggtgaaccattgagggatgccatgaagaacatgccggtgggagacatcaagccaaaagaagatgatgatgatgtacaAATCATTGAgcgaccatccacctcacaaggtccacaagatgaagacaaggatgtgagatatgctcatgaagacacccaaatcactcatgagcaatcggtggcacaagcacaagatgttgatgctccccaaccaactcctcaagtggcaccaagaagaacatcacatctcctccaagatcactctcaagatctcatcatcgggagtccatcacgtggtgtaactactcgttctagacatgctttatttattgaacatcacgcttttgtgtctcttgaagatgaaccaaagactatagaggaagctcttcgtgatgcggattggatcatggccatgcaagaggagttgaataacttcactcgcaaccaagtatggacacttgaagagcgacccaaagatgcaagagtgattggaacaaagtgggtcttccgcaacaagaaggatgatcaaggcaaagtggtgcgcaacaaggcaagacttgtggcaaaaggcttttcacaagtggaaggtcttgacttcggtgaaacctttgcaccggtggcaagacttgaagcaatccgtatcctacttgcatatgcatctagtcatgatatcaaattatttcaaatggatgtgaaaagtgcttttttaaatggttatattaatgagcttgtctatgttgagcaaccccccggttttgaagaccctaggtaccccaagcatgtctaccggttgtccaaggctctctatggtctcaagcaagctcctagagcttggtatgagagacttagggacttcctcattgagaagggcttcaagattgggaaagttgacacaacactcttcaccaagaaaatgaatggggaaatcttcatttgccaagtttatgtcgatgatattatttttggctctactaatgaagatttttgcaaggaatttggtgatttgatgtccaaggagtttgagatgtccatgattggcgagctatccttcttcctaggatttcaagtcaagcaaatgaaggaaggggtctttatctctcaagagaagtatactcaagatcttctcaagagattcaagatgatggattgcaagccaatcaagactcccatggcatcaaatgggtatctcgacttggatgagggaggtaaccctattgacaagactctctatcgttccatgataggaagtcta from Sorghum bicolor cultivar BTx623 chromosome 3, Sorghum_bicolor_NCBIv3, whole genome shotgun sequence encodes the following:
- the LOC110433863 gene encoding uncharacterized protein LOC110433863; its protein translation is KSAFLNGYINELVYVEQPPGFEDPRYPKHVYRLSKALYGLKQAPRAWYERLRDFLIEKGFKIGKVDTTLFTKKMNGEIFICQVYVDDIIFGSTNEDFCKEFGDLMSKEFEMSMIGELSFFLGFQVKQMKEGVFISQEKYTQDLLKRFKMMDCKPIKTPMASNGYLDLDEGGNPIDKTLYRSMIGSLLYLTASRPDIMFSVCMCARYQAMPMESHLIAVKRILRYLKYTPCLGLWYPKGARFQLVGYSDSDYAGCRIDRKSTSGGCHFLGRSLVSWMSKKQNSVSLSTAEAEYIAASACCAQILYMKQTLLDYGVVLDKVPLLCDNESAVKLVNNPVQHTRTKHID